CTGCACCAGCAAGACGCGGGCCGAGCTTTTGCCCCTCCGGCGCGATTTGGGCCACCGTCATCCGTTCATCGTGGAAAACGGGGGCGCGATCCTGATACCGGAGGATTATTTCCGCGTCCCGTATTCGGCCGATCCGCCTGCCGAGGGATTTCGGAGGATCCGGATCGGGGTCCCCTATCCGCTCCTTCGAGCTGCCCTCAAACAGATTGCGGAGGAAACCGGAATCGCACTGCCTGGCTTCGGAGACATGGATGCAAACGAGATCGCACGACGGACCGGACTGACGCCCGCGGAGGCCGGTTTGGCCAAAACCCGGGAATACGACGAGCCCTTTCTCTTGCAAGGGAATCCACGGCAACAGCAGGCCGTGCTGGACCGGATCGCGTCCGGGGGTCTCCAGTGGACCCTGGGCGGACGGTTTTACCATCTA
The sequence above is a segment of the Nitrospiria bacterium genome. Coding sequences within it:
- the mpgP gene encoding mannosyl-3-phosphoglycerate phosphatase, which gives rise to MPSPHPQPVLFTDLDGTLLDSATYSWEAATPAMKRLEERAIPWILCTSKTRAELLPLRRDLGHRHPFIVENGGAILIPEDYFRVPYSADPPAEGFRRIRIGVPYPLLRAALKQIAEETGIALPGFGDMDANEIARRTGLTPAEAGLAKTREYDEPFLLQGNPRQQQAVLDRIASGGLQWTLGGRFYHLTGNNDKGRAVTLLSEIYRRQCGRIVTVGLGDSQNDLPMLAAVDRPILVQKPDGGYEDAIALPGLERADGIGPVGWNRAVLGLLKEFPISP